A stretch of Arctopsyche grandis isolate Sample6627 chromosome 9, ASM5162203v2, whole genome shotgun sequence DNA encodes these proteins:
- the Elp5 gene encoding elongator complex protein 5, producing MANTRITGKLIVVEDSLSLSAKNIVNYFFDKKNIGILCLEKTPNQWKSTIKGQNSCKYYIDITDFTNSVKNNLDLILIDSVNQLAALSNWQDSLKFISQLTRKNGIKDIVLIIHNDCLIYGDKMLKHMRHMSQTYIALKCAILPNKCRAEITSLSSGGKIVKTLNDIYFDGKWHNVEVKADKAEVPGNKKPSEDVFQMTSFKIAVEKEAEAVKDDLILPYTEAIKSKNKLVAEPDYDDWDDEDPDDDLFI from the coding sequence ATGGCCAATACTAGGATTACTGGCAAATTAATAGTCGTGGAAGACTCGTTATCCCTCAGTGCCAAAAATATAGTAAACTATTTCTTCGACAAAAAGAATATCGGAATATTATGCCTGGAGAAGACACCCAATCAATGGAAATCCACGATTAAAGGCCAAAACAGttgcaaatattatattgatatcACAGATTTTACAAACAGCGTCAAAAACAACTTAGATTTAATTCTAATCGATTCAGTCAATCAACTAGCCGCACTATCCAATTGGCAGGATTCCTTAAAATTCATCTCACAATTGACCAGGAAAAATGGCATAAAAGACATAGTGCTTATTATTCACAATGACTGTTTGATATACGGTGATAAAATGCTGAAACATATGAGACACATGTCCCAAACTTATATCGCCCTGAAGTGTGCCATTTTGCCAAATAAGTGCAGAGCTGAAATCACGAGTCTGTCGAGTGGTGGAAAAATTGTGAAAACACTGAACGACATTTATTTCGATGGGAAATGGCACAACGTCGAAGTGAAAGCCGACAAAGCCGAAGTCCCTGGCAACAAAAAACCAAGCGAAGACGTATTCCAGATGACGTCTTTCAAAATTGCCGTGGAAAAGGAAGCCGAAGCAGTCAAAGATGATCTAATATTGCCATATACTGAAGCCATTAAAAGCAAAAACAAACTTGTGGCTGAACCCGACTACGATGATTGGGATGATGAGGATCCCGATGATGATCTTTTTATTTGA
- the LOC143916541 gene encoding uncharacterized protein LOC143916541: MPKIKQPDTLENMALVGVADWIAKIGETVMPCIEEIAKNDNTSAKKILASKVHVLRSLIEYNLPWMLFDRFADEVFRSISELLERTKQSQGFRGSMSKFISKMNVAVTLTEVLLTKNLTKLHLDGIPKMLRHVFYVKFSMLKGLEHLNLGSLSGGWKTADMEPTIILGIKSLHNLKSLTINYDCTDNILEAICLNCPFLESLDLSSSKSITNQSVSYIIKCNSLKQIQLNRTGVTLEGFTKILLNCPKLEDMGRYDELGRVLEYIDLINSEAGPFNIRKYVSRYVTSNHLQLLVQLCPLLYSISLFHNSLLSDLMILIGLGELSELKLMSCDFFGDQVKQVLEVKGCNLVHLHLEHVDQLDLNALMYISQFCPTLESLTFYNCVLIQHTSLFTRKVNWYPFHSLHRLSYVCEGNDEHLEFVLSNAVNIRYVHLGSTVKTSDSLFDRILDKNPFLFLEQLRILKSEELTMLTVNRLMNGCGRLHTLTELECWSKITEDDLETIRNHIKHNNLNLDITSYQRYES; encoded by the coding sequence ATGCCTAAAATAAAGCAACCCGATACGTTGGAAAACATGGCACTCGTTGGAGTGGCAGATTGGATCGCAAAAATTGGAGAAACAGTAATGCCGTGTATAGAAGAAATTGCCAAAAACGACAACACCAGTGCCAAAAAGATACTAGCTTCTAAGGTTCACGTTTTAAGATCACTCATAGAATACAATCTACCTTGGATGCTTTTCGATAGATTTGCTGACGAAGTGTTCAGATCTATTTCAGAACTGCTCGAAAGAACGAAACAGTCTCAAGGATTTCGCGGTTCGATGTCTAAATTTATAAGTAAAATGAATGTCGCCGTAACTTTGACCGAGGTGTTACTGACAAAAAACTTGACCAAATTACATCTTGATGGAATTCCCAAGATGTTGAGACATgtgttttatgtaaaattttcaatgctGAAAGGTTTAGAGCATTTGAATCTCGGATCTCTATCCGGAGGATGGAAAACAGCAGACATGGAACCAACTATAATCCTCGGCATCAAAAGCTTGCACAACTTGAAGAGTTTGACGATCAATTACGACTGTACTGATAATATTCTAGAAGCTATATGTTTGAATTGTCCTTTCTTGGAATCATTGGACCTCAGTAGCTCCAAAAGTATAACAAATCAGAGCGTCAGCTACATTATAAAGTGCAACAGCCTAAAGCAAATACAATTAAACAGAACCGGAGTCACTTTAGAAGGATTCACAAAGATACTGCTAAACTGTCCTAAGTTGGAAGATATGGGACGATATGATGAGCTCGGTCGTGTGTTGGAATACATAGACCTGATCAACTCTGAAGCTGGACCTTTCAATATTCGAAAATATGTCAGCAGATACGTCACGTCCAACCATTTACAGTTGCTCGTGCAATTGTGTCCTCTTCTGTATTCGATTTCACTGTTTCACAATTCGCTTCTGAGTGATTTGATGATATTGATAGGACTCGGCGAGCTGTCCGAGTTGAAGCTGATGTCATGCGACTTCTTCGGCGATCAGGTGAAGCAGGTCTTGGAAGTGAAGGGATGCAACTTGGTCCACTTGCATTTGGAGCACGTCGATCAGTTAGATCTCAACGCATTGATGTACATAAGTCAATTCTGTCCGACGTTGGAAAGTCTCACGTTTTACAATTGCGTCCTGATTCAGCACACTTCTCTGTTTACTCGCAAAGTTAACTGGTATCCGTTTCACAGTCTCCATCGTCTCTCGTATGTGTGCGAAGGCAACGACGAGCACTTGGAATTCGTTCTGTCTAACGCCGTcaatattagatatgtacatttggGCTCGACGGTCAAAACATCGGACAGTTTGTTCGATAGAATATTGGATAAGAATCCGTTTTTGTTTCTGGAGCAATTGAGAATACTCAAGTCAGAAGAACTGACGATGCTTACAGTCAATCGCTTGATGAACGGGTGCGGACGATTGCACACTTTGACAGAGTTGGAATGTTGGTCTAAAATTACAGAAGATGACTTGGAGACTATTAGAAATCATATCAAACACAATAACCTCAATTTGGATATAACATCATACCAAAGATACGAGAGCTGA
- the LOC143916395 gene encoding RNA-binding protein NOB1 has translation MPPQVQHLVVDTNAFINSAPIKDIGENVYTIQEVIDEVTCKRQLRHLSVLSYDLIVKDVFTENIKFVTEFSKKTGDYPSLSAVDIKVIALTYQLEKEKVGTSHLNTIPTVQKDVNTYNSKPNETKQGIGFFLPVDEDTKTVNAKESSVENKVIVDDDELTEQECKDLELKLAAMRVDHNDENADLLVPVNDVCEAEAEQTVEEFEDFEEEEEEDDGDDEEDDDEDDWITVDNLEQMKKKMDAGLYIEDKSAVACVTADFAMQNVLKQIGLKVSSYDGRLIRKVRTFILRCTTCFKTTSVMTKQFCPNCGHTSLKKVSVSLDENGKQQIFINLRRPLTSRGKRFTLPAPKGGAHAQNPILNADQAWSRSKPTKLARTKNNPLNPDYIAGYSAFVMRDVNSKSAVLGIRNNNEIKNWMRKNPNEVRRRRK, from the exons ATGCCTCCTCAAGTTCAACACCTGGTCGTGGACACTAATGCGTTCATCAATTCGGCTCCGATCAAG gatattggtGAAAATGTGTACACAATCCAAGAAGTAATCGATGAGGTGACGTGTAAACGCCAACTCCGTCATCTGTCGGTTCTGTCCTACGACCTCATTGTCAAGGATGTCTTCACCGAAAACATAAAATTCGTCACAGAGTTTTCCAAAAAGACGGGAGACTATCCCAGTCTATCTGCCGTCGATATCAAAGTAATTGCTCTGACGTATCAAttggaaaaagaaaaagttggcACGTCACATCTCAATACAATTCCTACAGTACAGAAAGATGTCAACACTTACAATTCGAAACCGAACGAGACCAAACAAGGCATCGGTTTCTTTTTGCCCGTCGACGAAGATACGAAAACGGTGAATGCTAAAGAAAGCAGCGTAGAGAATAAGGTCATTGTTGACGATGATGAATTGACCGAACAGGAGTGCAAAGATCTCGAATTAAAGTTAGCTGCTATGCGCGTTGATCACAACGATGAGAATGCAGATCTTTTAGTACCTGTAAATGATGTTTGTGAAGCTGAGGCAGAACAGACAGTTGAAGAATTCGAGGATTTCGAAG aagaggaagaagaagacgatGGAGACGATGAAGAAGATGATGACGAAGACGATTGGATTACTGTAGATAATTTAGagcaaatgaaaaagaaaatggacGCTGGTTTATACATTGAAGACAAATCGGCCGTAGCGTGTGTTACGGCAGACTTTGCAATGCAGAACGTTCTGAAGCAAATCGGCCTGAAGGTTAGTTCCTATGACGGACGACTAATCCGCAAAGTGCGTACGTTCATTTTGCGTTGTACCACATGCTTCAAAACCACCAGTGTTATGACTAAGCAATTTTGTCCAAACTGCGGACACACCTCGCTAAAGAAGGTTTCTGTTTCGCTGGACGAGAATGGCAAACAACAGATTTTCATTAATCTTCGACGTCCGCTTACATCCCGTGGCAAACGATTCACTTTGCCGGCGCCTAAAGGCGGTGCACACGCTCAGAATCCTATTCTTAACGCCGATCAGGCATGGTCACGGTCTAAACCCACCAAGCTGGCTCGTACTAAAAACAATCCTTTAAACCCCGATTATATAGCTG GTTACTCGGCTTTCGTCATGAGGGATGTCAATTCTAAATCGGCTGTTTTGGGGATTCGaaacaataatgaaatcaaaaattggatgCGTAAAAATCCCAATGAGGTTCGGAGACGTCGAAAGTAA